TAATTCTAAACCCCTCATTCTTGAaagaacaaattttttttattaaaaaaatcatacaatcCTTATATATTCGAAAAGAGGCGAAGTATTGTTGGTATCATATTAGCTTTGTTGTCTAAAAATCTCatttaattatcaaaatatttgtaaattatagtactctttcctttttttcaaaaataggtGTGGAGAATCAAATCATTATCAATAGGTGAAAGTTTACGTAGCCAATCGACTTAGCTACTAAAATTCACCGTAAATTATTGTACTCATTCCACCtaagtctattttttttaaaaatgggttCAAAATAGTTGTGACAAACTAATTGTAAGCATCCAAATCTAGGGGCCACCATAAATTGGTATTTGTGGAAATTTTACTATCTAAAATACCAAATtccacaattttttaattattattttttagtttctttcttattttgtctttttGCTTTCCAGATCATTTTGCAAAATTGCATCATTCGGTGGCAAATACAGCACAACAGCTCAAatatgcatttaattattttctgtCTTTGTGCAATTTATCTAATTCCTCAATCTGACCTGTAATTGAGTaacttaaaagaaatttttccttttttcttatttgtagAAGAGAATTTAAACTTCTTagtcataatttttcaagttgtgtgatcatttttcatttttagattaaggtattaaaaataatatatttttctgtAATTCCTTATTATCTTCACATATTTTTCCTGAGTGACTTTGACTCTTTTCCATGAAcaagtatgtatatatatatatatataatgaatgatATAAGATTCGaacttaatatttttatctactCTAATATCATATTAGAAcatacttttatttgtttaattatcaTCTTCGTAGAAAGAGAATATAAATACATCATAAGAGTACAAAATTTTAATCATCTTAGTATAATACCTAATATTGCCTATGTTTGTTttagtaaaatataaatttctttattattaatatggAAGAAAGGTGACTGAAAAATGAATTCCTTAATTTCAAAAAAGTACCTTATTTATTACTCCTTCCttcctttttttcaaaattgtcataatttctttctttataaaaattaaactatatgaattttaatcagcattttaactttaaaaattaatgaaataattcttgaaaaatgaaactctaCGACTATTTTATAGGGGAGAAAATATCATAAGCTCTATTACAactatacaataatataatccCATCAATTATAGAAAATGTGTGATTAACCTCAAATTTCCCCATCCCCACATAAAcctcatcaaaatcaaaacaaataaacatTTCCTCACTTCCAACCATAAAAGNccccccccccccccccccccccaccccaatATGTCTCTCTCCTTCAACAACTTGAAAATCCactaaaacatttaaagatCAGTTGACTAGTTGAGTAATTACAAATCAAGAATTGATGCCTATATTTCCAAGAAAACCAAATATTTCTACCACCAAACTATATATCCTTTGAGTAATCTTCAAGTTTTCTTTGTGAAATCtgttttttctctctttattcttcttttctcaTTGAAAAAACATAATcccataaaaagaaaaacaagtgtTATggaaaatcatcaattcatttacccaatttttatctcttttatcaCTGCCCTTGCCCTTGTTTCCATCTCTCTATGCATAGCTGCTGAATTCAAGAAAacaaaggtaatttttttttatgttttagtaAAATCTGCGTACATTCTATCCTCCTAGACTCTGTTTTCTGGAattacactggatatgttgttattgttgtttctttttcttttcaattggattttttttttgtttgttcaattttgtttgattgtttattttttttatatttgtagaAGGAAGATCTGAGGTTTGATGGGAAATTGTGTTACTTGCCAAAAAGTGTAGCTTTTGAATTGGGAATTGGAgctttaatttgtttaattatggGTCAAGTGATTGGGAATTTGTTGATTTGTAGAAATGTCTTCTCAAGGGATCATCAAAACAATTCAAAGACTAACAAGAAACCTACCATTACTGGCATCATTTGTTTTATCTCATGGTAGGTACTCCATCCATttctaaaatcaatttttttttgagtttaagttatatacatcgtgaatataaaaaagaaaattattaatataccCAACACATAAGCATTCTTGAAAAGTGAGaattacaattttaaaaatatgacaGGATAATTGCTATAACAGATAAAGATGATCTTATATAAAATTCTTTATATTGGTGatataaatcatttaatgcTTTTATCAGGTCTAAATAAGGggaaattatgaaattttaatagAGAAATTTTTATACTTATTCATTTGATAGAATAGGAATTAGTATTGAAGTGGCAAGATACGAGTGTTAAAACAGAATGTGCAACATATGCACATGAATGTTTGAAGttaaattaattcaagaaatttttttcttattttaattgatcaggtttctctatttttctgATGAGAAATAACATTGCATGTGGGCTATAGTTACCCACCAATAAAAGAATTATAA
This genomic stretch from Solanum stenotomum isolate F172 chromosome 10, ASM1918654v1, whole genome shotgun sequence harbors:
- the LOC125841255 gene encoding protein MODIFYING WALL LIGNIN-1, translated to MENHQFIYPIFISFITALALVSISLCIAAEFKKTKKEDLRFDGKLCYLPKSVAFELGIGALICLIMGQVIGNLLICRNVFSRDHQNNSKTNKKPTITGIICFISWLSFVMAIILIGTSISMSKTQPLGEGWLDGECYIVNNGVYIISAILVFITLSTTLGPLIFKIRKKDQVQTRWQNTSTTS